A window from Vigna angularis cultivar LongXiaoDou No.4 chromosome 7, ASM1680809v1, whole genome shotgun sequence encodes these proteins:
- the LOC128197900 gene encoding cytochrome P450 714B3-like, with protein sequence MLWKFDVLRLTTVGKRLRSKLKKQHISGPPPTILLGNILELMEAHFAASKPPSPSSSKVPSSYDCAAPLLPLFEKWRNEYGQVFTFSLGTIQIMCVNQPDMVRDFTVCTSLDLGKSAYQLKNLEPLLGQGILSSNGAKWVHQRNILAPELYMDKVKGMMNIVSESAVSVVNSWSKRIE encoded by the exons ATGCTATGGAAATTTGATGTGTTAAGACTAACTACAGTTGGAAAGAGGCTACGTTCAAAGCTAAAAAAGCAACATATCAGTGGCCCACCACCAACTATTCTGCTTGGAAATATTTTGGAGTTAATGGAAGCTCACTTTGCCGCTTCAAagcctccttctccttcttcttcaaaAGTCCCTTCCTCTTACGACTGTGCTGCTCCTCTCCTTCCACTCTTTGAGAAATGGAGAAACGAATATG GTCAAGTGTTCACATTTTCTCTTGGAACCATTCAAATAATGTGCGTGAACCAACCAGATATGGTGAGAGACTTCACTGTATGCACATCCTTGGACTTGGGGAAGTCTGCATATCAGCTGAAAAACCTAGAGCCTTTGTTGGGTCAAGGCATTTTATCTTCAAATGGGGCAAAATGGGTCCATCAAAGAAATATTCTAGCTCCAGAACTATACATGGACAAGGTTAAG GGAATGATGAATATAGTCAGTGAGTCTGCTGTATCTGTGGTAAACTCGTGGAGTAAAAGAATAGAATGA
- the LOC108337761 gene encoding uncharacterized protein At5g65660 — translation MELQDTAATRVSIGFPLGLALLFVCLLFICGFFCCCLHWTKLQSFLHSHGIINTQSLQQTQMQSELASPFHKPAFPVVMMKQNYAESLPVLMPGDAVPKFIATACPCQPPRDERITIHVQKEPSTEFCSGN, via the exons ATGGAGCTTCAGGACACTGCTGCAACTCGTGTCTCAATTGGATTTCCTCTCGGATTAGCCCTTCTCTTTGTCTGTTTACTCTTCATTTGTGGTTTTTTCTGCTGCTGCTTGCATTGGACTAAGCTTCAATCTTTCCTTCACTCTCATGGGATCATCAATACTCAATCTTTGCAACAGACTCAAATGCAATCAGAGTTAGCTTCCCCCTTCCACAAACCAGCTTTTCCTGTTGTG atgatgaagcAGAATTATGCAGAGAGTTTGCCTGTGCTGATGCCAGGGGATGCTGTTCCAAAATTCATTGCCACAGCATGCCCTTGTCAACCTCCAAGAGATGAAAGGATCACAATCCATGTGCAGAAGGAACCATCCACTGAATTTTGCAGTGGCAACTGA